In Mytilus edulis chromosome 6, xbMytEdul2.2, whole genome shotgun sequence, the following proteins share a genomic window:
- the LOC139529023 gene encoding cerebellar degeneration-related antigen 1-like: MSLQKGFNFFAIFSRPSFVRYNIYESNLHYEDSILIEDSILIEDSILIEDSILIEDNILIEDSILIEDSILIEDSILIEDSILIEDSILIEDSILIEDSILIEDNILIEDSILIEDSILIEDSILIEDSILIEDSILIEDNGLHSNQ; this comes from the coding sequence ATGTCCCTCCAAAAAGGTTTtaacttttttgcaattttttccaGACCCTCTTTTGtcagatacaatatatatgaatCTAACTTGCACTACGAAGATAGTATCCTCATCGAAGATAGTATCCTCATCGAAGATAGTATCCTCATCGAAGATAGTATCCTCATCGAAGATAATATCCTCATCGAAGATAGTATCCTCATCGAAGATAGTATCCTCATCGAAGATAGTATCCTCATCGAAGATAGTATCCTCATCGAAGATAGTATCCTCATCGAAGATAGTATCCTCATCGAAGATAGTATCCTCATCGAAGATAATATCCTCATCGAAGATAGTATCCTCATCGAAGATAGTATCCTCATCGAAGATAGTATCCTCATCGAAGATAGTATCCTCATCGAAGATAGTATCCTCATCGAAGATAATGGTTTACATTCCAATCAGTAA
- the LOC139527002 gene encoding elastin-like — MRTFVTVLLLALVYKTSAIYRFGGGIGGPPGIGGIGGPPGFGGFRRGGLNIPPGANVVPIPYRYPVPAPVGRRRDGGQPIIIRRGGGNNGNGGGGGMGGGGILGLLYMLFLLSIFSSIFRGGAGAGAAGNGLFGNGLLGKK, encoded by the exons ATGAGGACCTTCGTTACAGTACTCCTTTTAGCATTAGTCTACAAGACTTCTGCTATATATAGATTTGGTGGTGGCATTGGTGGTCCTCCTGGTATTGGTGGAATCGGTGGTCCTCCTGGGTTTGGTGGATTTCGTCGAGGGGGATTAAATATACCTCCTGGGGCTAATGTTGTGCCTATACCATATAGATATCCAGTTCCAGCACCTGTAGGTCGACGAAGAGATGGTGGACAGCCAATTATTATAAGGAGAGGAGGAGGAAATAATGGAAATGGAGGAGGCGGTGGCATGGGTGGAGGAGGTATTCTCG GTTTGCTTTATATGCTCTTTTTATTGAGCATTTTTTCATCGATCTTCCGTGGAGGAGCTGGAGCTG GTGCGGCTGGTAATGGTTTGTTTGGCAATGGTTTGCTTGGCAAAAAgtag